One genomic segment of Naumovozyma castellii chromosome 7, complete genome includes these proteins:
- the MSG5 gene encoding tyrosine/serine/threonine protein phosphatase MSG5 (ancestral locus Anc_2.256) codes for MHKNKMLKEPGKPNGPDPTKNTNKCTNSPRSLQNRNTKNLSLPLEIPAVSTGIALSTSPTLGSIPELNTTSTTRPILTSTERPKSSTLERFSRDCIARQNTQRPTLLTRRSEASIYSYPSISKPVIPSTTDKISKINTLALSVNTKSLSKNNRTRSQTVSGLQTSTPVLYNKKEADAKTLWVFPERQQNDTQNNTTLGVEYPDVFKKNAYPDGPLMVLPPNIYLYSEPTLHEILEFDIVINVAEEIENLGRTLPPNSTIQYYHFAWSHVSKISEDLEELTNIMHNAALQGKKILIHCQCGVSRSASLIVAYIMRYEKLGLNDAYNKLKETAPDISPNMGLIFQLMEWNEFLQHDRSDSDSTINNTTNEEEEECLQYDVSAKSQSFNASLNGHSTSPNNSSGSSELTPKTPGDYFKSTAKLVPNVPTLTLSMTSGSTLSDQNISKDDIKDPLAYVDTGNYSTLLTHLSPASTDIVNQFEEDASDHMWD; via the coding sequence ATGCATAAAAATAAGATGTTGAAAGAACCAGGCAAACCGAACGGTCCAGATCCAACTAAAAATACTAATAAATGTACGAACTCGCCAAGATCATTACAAAACAGGAATACCAAGAACTTGTCTCTTCCATTAGAAATACCTGCGGTGTCCACTGGGATAGCATTATCAACGTCGCCGACATTGGGTTCGATACCTGAACTGAATACAACATCTACAACCAGGCCAATATTAACGAGTACAGAAAGGCCCAAGAGCTCAACCTTGGAAAGGTTCAGTAGAGATTGTATAGCAAGACAGAACACTCAGAGGCCAACACTTTTAACTCGACGTAGTGAGGCTTCCATTTATAGTTATCCAAGCATCTCAAAGCCTGTAATACCGTCTACAACTGACAAAATTAGCAAAATTAATACTTTGGCATTATCCGTTAACACTAAGAGCCTGTctaaaaataatagaacACGTTCTCAGACTGTGAGTGGGCTACAAACATCTACCCCGGTTCTATATAATAAGAAGGAAGCTGATGCTAAGACACTTTGGGTATTCCCTGAGAGGCAACAAAATGACACGCAAAACAATACAACCTTGGGTGTAGAGTATCCTGAtgttttcaagaaaaaCGCATATCCAGACGGACCGTTAATGGTGTTACCTCCAAATATATATCTTTATTCCGAACCAACATTACATGAGATTCTAGAATTTGATATAGTGATAAACGTCGctgaagaaattgagaaCCTCGGGAGAACACTACCTCCAAACAGTACTATCCAATATTATCACTTTGCATGGTCACatgtttcaaagatatcTGAAGATTTAGAAGAATTAACCAACATAATGCATAATGCTGCCTTGcaaggaaaaaaaattctaaTACATTGTCAATGTGGGGTATCAAGGTCGGCTTCGTTAATTGTTGCCTATATAATGAGATACGAAAAACTAGGTCTAAATGATGCCTAcaataaattaaaggaaaCGGCACCAGACATCAGCCCCAACATGGGTttgattttccaattgatgGAATGGAATGAATTTTTGCAACACGATAGAAGTGATAGCGATAGTACTATTAATAACACCactaatgaagaagaagaggaatGTCTGCAATACGATGTTTCTGCAAAATCCCAAAGCTTTAATGCATCACTAAATGGACACTCCACATCGCCAAATAATAGCTCTGGTTCATCTGAACTAACGCCAAAGACACCAGGAgattatttcaaatcaacAGCAAAATTAGTACCTAATGTACCAACATTAACACTCTCGATGACTTCAGGATCTACCTTGTCGGATCAAAACATTTCTAAAGATGACATCAAAGACCCTTTGGCGTACGTAGACACTGGTAATTATTCGACATTGTTAACACATCTGTCACCAGCCTCAACTGATATTGTTAATcagtttgaagaagatgccAGTGATCACATGTGGGATTAG
- the COG5 gene encoding Golgi transport complex subunit COG5 (ancestral locus Anc_2.260), whose product MGEDLEDFEALLEPKFSAKQFTNDLLKVTNGESTSTELDVGTAIKKINYDLAEVDSQINQLIHENPLPILNQIYKGKAIEQKINDGLKPSFEYLTMSYKRLQQEILEPYERAQKLQSVLSKVHQTSILLRDALIYVHLMDKIQRLTEPIDKLTIERAVQLAALYSQLQMSLNQNANLKSLQLIKQLEGATAESKKNLLGFLSLNLSKESLNSFKVKNNSETVSSLAHALYIVSVQEFVSTIQKIILTNVLSNSQILTRTINSIKNFPLAFEDVVRKSYDIYLLETILHGVKIENSNLLIEYATHRKPKTATPRELYWTKIASNFKKEFEISYNRGGPVGKSLLRNQDLIIETIQKQMPNSTGNDDYQQNLEIMLKSISILSSSKNKSK is encoded by the coding sequence ATGGGAGAAGATCTAGAAGACTTTGAAGCACTCTTAGAACCAAAGTTTAGTGCTAAACAATTCACCAATGATCTACTGAAAGTTACCAATGGAGAATCAACTAGTACTGAATTAGATGTTGGGACTGCtatcaaaaaaatcaaCTATGATTTAGCAGAAGTTGATTCAcaaattaatcaattgattcatGAGAACCCTCTACCCATACTTAATCAAATATACAAAGGGAAAGCCATTGAGCAAAAAATCAATGATGGTTTGAAGCCAagttttgaatatttgacaATGTCTTATAAGAGATTACAACAGGAAATACTAGAACCATATGAAAGGGCTCAGAAATTACAATCTGTTCTCAGTAAAGTTCATCAGACTTCGATATTATTGAGAGATGCACTAATTTATGTTCATTTGATGGACAAGATTCAACGTCTCACAGAACCAATAGATAAACTTACGATTGAAAGAGCTGTTCAATTGGCTGCATTATACTCTCAATTACAAATGAGTTTGAATCAAAATgcaaatttaaaatctttGCAATTGATTAAGCAATTGGAGGGAGCCACCGCTGaaagcaaaaaaaatttattggGATTCCTATCTTTGAATCTCTCAAAGGAGTCTTTAAATAGTTTCAAAgtcaaaaataattcagaaACTGTAAGCTCTTTGGCTCATGCGTTATATATTGTGTCTGTGCAAGAGTTTGTATCTACTATCcagaaaattattttgacGAATGTTCTGTCGAACTCACAGATATTAACAAGGACGATAAATTCTATTAAGAACTTCCCACttgcatttgaagatgttgTAAGAAAAAGTTATGATATTTACCTTTTGGAGACCATATTACATGGtgttaaaattgaaaactcCAATCTATTAATAGAATATGCAACTCATCGGAAGCCAAAGACTGCAACACCTCGTGAACTTTATTGGACTAAGATAGCatcaaatttcaagaaggaATTTGAGATATCTTATAATAGAGGTGGTCCTGTTGGCAAATCTTTGCTCAGGAATCAAGatctaataattgaaaCTATCCAGAAACAAATGCCTAATTCTACGGGGAACGATGACTACCAacaaaatcttgaaatcaTGCTAAAGTCTATATCTATACTTTCTTCAAgtaaaaataaaagtaaATAA
- the NCAS0G03110 gene encoding uncharacterized protein (ancestral locus Anc_2.261): MHICRLYIVSRKDLFDNDTLLSTEEVPMPERELDMHDDFEIVDVVQDDSNTSKNDDADTAATNNEEQEEFEYFPLFSMGTSDATATNEEDQVEDKGSEDGRGRSETKLMKVSLREPSPEIINQERPKDYYFTQYTDEDHANFAKSAVGYMTILKESQMGPYTNWKKFRGRVIDLDKYNKEIDRSILREKILKKRRPGQKQRRAKKLAAERIQERELKAKEIKKMIKKQFHKRGGKKNKKKQVQAKAGATVKPKFRTE, translated from the exons ATGCACATATGTAGACtatatat TGTTTCCAGGAAGGACTTATTCGATAATGACACATTGTTATCCACGGAGGAAGTACCGATGCCTGAGAGGGAATTAGATATGCATGATGATTTTGAGATTGTGGATGTGGTACAGGATGATTCCAATACAAGTAAAAATGATGACGCTGATACTGCTGCAACAAATAATgaggaacaagaagaattcGAATACTTCCCGTTGTTTTCCATGGGGACCAGTGATGCCACCGCTACCAATGAGGAGGATCAAGTGGAGGACAAGGGAAGTGAAGATGGAAGAGGTCGTTCTGAAACAAAGCTAATGAAGGTCTCCTTGAGAGAACCATCTCCTGAAATTATAAATCAAGAAAGGCCtaaagattattattttacTCAATACACCGATGAAGACCATGCCAACTTTGCAAAGAGTGCCGTCGGTTATATGACTATATTGAAGGAATCTCAGATGGGGCCATACAccaattggaagaaatttaGAGGAAGAGTCATTGATTTAGATAAATAtaacaaagaaattgatCGCAGCATACTTCGAGAAAAGatcttgaagaagagaagacCTGGTCAAAAGCAACGACGTGCAAAGAAACTAGCTGCCGAGAGAATACAGGAACGTGAATTGAAGGctaaagaaattaagaaaatgATCAAAAAACAATTTCATAAACGTGGtgggaagaagaataagaaaaagCAAGTACAGGCCAAGGCTGGTGCAACTGTGAAACCAAAATTTAGAACAGAATAA
- the SFB2 gene encoding COPII subunit SFB2 (ancestral locus Anc_2.262), with product MSHKKRVYPTAQLQYGQTNIYEQHGVPQDAGAPQGQPLQSDIPYMNAQPGVIPGQGAPMMMDNGAMPQQQMFTPAQQQLNQQIDQTTAAMGNMQFNPAANESNMYYQQPLPQQQQQQQQQQGPAKPPKPMNQLYPIDLLVAFPPPISDLSLPPPPILFPLDTIPVPSEDALAPSNYIRSTLNAVPKSNSLLKKTKLPFSLVITPYQHLHDDINPPPLNEDGTIVRCRRCRSYMNPFVHFNQDGRRWKCNICNLFNEVPSFLDRMPNDTMSNRYMRNELRYSVVEYLAPKEYSLRQPPPSTYTFIIDVSQNAMKNGLLGTTTRTLLDNLDSLPNHDGRTRISILCVDNGLHYFAIPSDDQEGQQVEMMDVCDLDDAFIPRPDSMVVNLVQCRNNIETLLTKIPQIFQNNIINKFALGPALQAAYNLTRNEGGKIIVVSATLPNIGVGQLKKRVEEANVGTPKESQQLLTCQDPFYKTFTIQCNKVQISIDMFLASEEYMDVATLANLGHFSGGQTHFYPGFSAQRITDATKFSMEFAKHLSMDTSNEVVMRARGSTGIRTTGFHGHFFNRSSDLCAFSIMNRDQSYVFDITLDENIAAEYCYVQVAILLSLNTSQRRIRVITLALPTTDSIAEVYASVDQLAVTAAFTQKAIDKAQDTSLEEARRFINQSVEDVLTTYKKELVVQNTGAGGMPLRLCANMKIFPLLMHALTKNLAFRPGRVPSDHRAAALNYMESVPLKYLLKCIYPTIYSLHDMPDEVGLPDENNEIILPEPINASYSSFETYGLYLIDNGIDLFLWMGGEALPQLVEDAFGVPNILEMPIGKQEVPVVPESPFNERIRNIINRLRNHDDVITYQSLYILRSASNSDPVQANAKELSSLRMWASTHLVEDKIMGSEGYRDFLQMMKNKTSK from the coding sequence ATGTCCCACAAGAAGCGGGTGTACCCAACGGCTCAATTGCAGTACGGACAGACTAACATTTACGAACAACATGGAGTCCCTCAGGATGCGGGGGCTCCACAGGGTCAACCACTACAATCAGATATCCCCTACATGAACGCACAACCAGGTGTCATACCGGGCCAGGGTGCTCCCATGATGATGGATAATGGTGCTATGCCCCAGCAACAAATGTTTACCCCGgctcaacaacaattgaatcaaCAAATTGATCAAACTACTGCCGCAATGGGGAACATGCAATTCAATCCAGCTGCTAATGAATCAAACATGTACTATCAGCAACCATTAccacaacagcaacagcaacaacaacaacagcaggGTCCTGCTAAACCACCAAAAccaatgaatcaattgTATCCAATCGATTTATTGGTCGCGTTCCCACCACCAATTTCTGATTTATCattaccaccaccaccaataCTATTCCCCTTGGATACCATCCCGGTACCTTCTGAGGATGCATTGGCTCCAAGCAATTATATTAGATCCACTTTGAACGCGGTCCCCAAGAGtaattctttgttgaaaaaaacaaaGTTACCATTTAGTTTGGTTATTACTCCGTATCAACATTTACATGACGATATTAACCCACCACcattaaatgaagatgGAACCATTGTTCGTTGTCGTCGTTGTCGTTCATATATGAACCCATTTGTTCATTTCAATCAGgatggaagaagatggaaatGTAATATCTGTAATCTATTTAATGAAGTCCCCAGTTTCTTGGATAGAATGCCCAATGATACCATGTCAAATAGATACATGAGAAACGAATTAAGATACTCTGTTGTGGAATATTTGGCTCCAAAGGAATATTCTTTAAGACAACCACCTCCATCCACATACACTTTTATCATTGATGTATCTCAAAATGCAATGAAAAATGGGTTATTgggaacaacaacaagaaccttattggataatttggattctttGCCAAATCATGAtggaagaacaagaatCTCTATATTATGTGTGGATAATGGTCTTCATTATTTCGCAATCCCATCTGATGATCAAGAGGGGCAACAAGTGGAAATGATGGACGTTTGTGATTTGGATGACGCTTTCATTCCAAGACCTGATTCCATGGTGGTTAATTTGGTACAATGtagaaataatattgaaacaCTTTTGACCAAGATCCCacaaattttccaaaataatattattaataaattcgCATTGGGTCCAGCTTTACAAGCTGCATATAATTTAACACGTAATGAAGGGGGTAAGATTATTGTTGTCTCCGCTACATTACCAAATATTGGTGTGGgtcaattaaagaaaagagtGGAAGAAGCTAATGTCGGGACACCAAAGGAATCACAACAATTATTAACTTGTCAAGATCCATTCTATAAGACTTTTACCATTCAATGTAATAAAGTACAAATCTCCATTGATATGTTTTTAGCATCTGAAGAATATATGGATGTGGCTACCTTAGCCAATTTGGGTCATTTCTCTGGTGGTCAAACTCATTTCTACCCTGGATTTTCTGCACAAAGAATTACTGATGCTACTAAATTCTCCATGGAATTTGCCAAACATCTTTCCATGGATACATCCAACGAAGTCGTCATGAGAGCTCGTGGATCCACTGGTATTAGAACAACTGGATTCCATGGtcatttctttaatagaTCTTCTGATTTATGTGCCTTCTCCATAATGAATAGAGATCAATCATATGTCTTTGACATTACATTAGATGAAAATATCGCTGCAGAATATTGTTATGTTCAAGTGGCTatcttattatcattaaataCAAGTCAACGTAGAATTAGAGTCATCACTTTGGCATTACCAACAACAGATTCCATCGCTGAAGTTTATGCATCAGTGGATCAATTGGCTGTTACCGCAGCATTTACACAAAAGGCAATCGATAAGGCTCAAGATACAAGTTTAGAAGAGGCAAGAAGATTTATAAATCAATCAGTGGAAGATGTGTTAACTACATATAAGAAGGAACTTGTGGTACAAAATACAGGTGCCGGAGGTATGCCATTAAGATTATGTGCCAATATGAAGATTTTCCCCTTATTAATGCACGCATTAACTAAAAATTTGGCATTTAGACCAGGTAGAGTACCAAGTGATCATAGAGCTGCTGCATTAAATTACATGGAATCTGTCccattgaaatatttattaaaatgtATTTATCCaacaatttattcattacATGATATGCCAGATGAAGTAGGTCTTcctgatgaaaataatgaaataatattgCCTGAACCAATAAATGCCTCATATAGTTCTTTTGAAACTTATGGATTATATTTAATCGATAATGGAATCGATTTATTCCTATGGATGGGTGGTGAAGCCTTACCTCAATTAGTAGAGGATGCATTTGGTGTTCCAAATATCTTGGAAATGCCTATTGGTAAACAAGAAGTCCCAGTGGTCCCTGAATCAccatttaatgaaagaattagaaacaTTATTAATAGATTGAGAAATCATGATGACGTTATCACCTACCAATCGTTGTATATCTTAAGAAGTGCCTCCAATAGTGATCCAGTACAGGCAAATGCTAAGGaactttcttcattgaGAATGTGGGCTTCTACTCATTTGGTGGAAGATAAAATCATGGGTAGTGAAGGTTACCGTGACTTCTtacaaatgatgaagaataaGACTTCGAAATAA
- the UBC8 gene encoding E2 ubiquitin-conjugating protein UBC8 (ancestral locus Anc_1.436) — MDDYTILYYTRQQERQHNMSNSNSNSSKRRIETDVMKLLMSDHEVELVNNSMQEFHIKFHGPKDTPYEKGVWRLHVELPDNYPYKSPSIGFVNKIFHPNIDIASGSICLDVINSTWSPLYDLLNIVEWMIPGLLKEPNGSDPLNNEAATLELRDKKLYEEKIREYIDKYATEEKYEQLFGSEDESSEEVDEEEEDEVDEDEEDDESEDLSDEDVELSDELSDIDMSDEEQV; from the coding sequence ATGGATGACTACACTATACTATACTATACAAGACAGCAAGAGAGACAGCATAATATgagcaacagcaacagcaacagcagcaaGAGACGGATTGAGACGGACGTGATGAAGCTTCTCATGAGTGATCACGAGGTGGAGCTGGTCAACAACAGCATGCAAGAGTTCCACATCAAGTTTCATGGCCCCAAGGACACACCATACGAGAAAGGTGTGTGGCGACTCCATGTGGAGTTGCCCGACAATTACCCTTACAAGTCGCCCAGTATTGGGTTTGTTAACAAGATCTTCCACCCGAATATCGACATTGCATCCGGGTCCATCTGTTTGGACGTGATCAACTCGACGTGGTCGCCCCTGTATGATCTGTTGAATATCGTGGAATGGATGATTCCAGGGCTGTTGAAGGAGCCCAACGGGAGCGATCCCTTGAATAACGAGGCTGCCACTTTGGAGCTACGGGACAAGAAGCTGTATGAGGAGAAGATCAGGGAATACATCGACAAGTATGCGACGGAGGAGAAGTACGAGCAGCTGTTTGGCAGTGAGGATGAGTCATCTGAAGAAGTAGACgaggaagaggaggatGAAGTggacgaagatgaagaagatgacgaGAGTGAGGACTTGAGCGACGAGGACGTGGAACTGAGTGACGAGCTGAGCGATATCGACATGAGCGACGAGGAGCAGGTCTGA
- the GLC3 gene encoding 1,4-alpha-glucan branching enzyme (ancestral locus Anc_1.435) → MSQEIPANVKEAVEFDPWLKPFAQVLSERRYLADKWVYDITHATPDGSYQSLAKFTRDSIKNYGLHANKQTKEIYYKEWAPNAKRAFLVGEFNNWDGTNHELKNKDEFGNFSITIPPLADGSFAIPHDSKIKVKFQLEDGSEIYRLPAWITRATQPTKETAKQFGPTYEGRFWNPDNEYHFQHQRPKFNQKTDSLRIYEAHVGISSPEPKVTSYKEFTQNVLPRIQKLGYDAIQLMAIMEHAYYASFGYQVTNFFAASSRYGTPEDLKELIDTAHGMGILVLLDVVHSHASKNVEDGLNNFDGSDHQYFHSISSGRGEHPLWDSRLFNYGSFEVQRFLLSNLTYYIDTYKFDGFRFDGVTSMLYMHHGVGAGGAFSGDYNEYLSKERSAVDHEALAYLMIANDLVHELLPESAVTIAEDVSGYPTLCLPRHMGGGGFDYRLAMALPDMWIKILKTKTDEQWDLANIVFTLTNRRYGEKVVAYCESHDQALVGDKTLAFWLMDAEMYTGMSTLQEPSLVIDRGIALHKLIRLLTHALGGEAYLNFEGNEFGHPEWLDFPNVNNGDSYHYARRQFNLVDDHLLRYQHLNNFDSAMQHCEKNHQWLNTPQAYVSLKNESDKVIAFERNGLLFIFNLHPNNSYTDYRVGIEQAGTYRIVLNSDRPEFGGHNRIDENGRFQTTDLEWNNRKNFLQVYIPSRTAIVLALE, encoded by the coding sequence ATGTCCCAGGAAATCCCAGCAAACGTTAAGGAAGCAGTCGAGTTCGACCCTTGGTTGAAACCATTCGCTCAAGTCCTCTCAGAGAGACGTTACCTCGCAGACAAATGGGTCTACGACATCACGCACGCTACTCCCGATGGCTCGTATCAGTCCCTGGCCAAGTTTACTAGGGATTCCATTAAGAACTACGGTCTTCACGCTAATAAGCAAACAAAGGAAATTTACTACAAGGAATGGGCTCCTAATGCCAAACGTGCATTCTTAGTAGGGGAATTCAACAATTGGGACGGTACCAACcatgaattgaaaaacaagGACGAGTTCGGTAACTTCTCCATCACAATTCCACCATTGGCTGATGGTTCATTCGCTATCCCTCACGACTCCAAGATTAAAGTCAAATTCCAACTGGAAGATGGTTCTGAAATTTACCGTCTACCTGCATGGATTACAAGAGCTACACAACCAACAAAGGAAACGGCAAAGCAATTCGGCCCCACTTATGAGGGTAGATTTTGGAATCCAGATAATGAATACCATTTCCAACATCAAAGACCTAAATTCAACCAAAAGACTGATTCTCTAAGAATTTACGAAGCTCATGTCGGGATCTCTTCTCCAGAACCAAAAGTAACCTCTTACAAAGAGTTTACTCAAAATGTCTTACcaagaattcaaaaattagGTTACGATGCCATTCAATTAATGGCTATAATGGAACATGCATACTATGCCTCTTTCGGTTATCAAGTAACAAACTTCTTTGCAGCAAGTTCTCGTTATGGGACACCagaagatttgaaagaattaattgataCCGCTCATGGAATGGGTATCTTGGTTCTATTGGATGTCGTTCATAGTCATGCATCCAAGAATGTCGAAGATGGGTTAAACAATTTCGATGGGTCCgatcatcaatatttccaTTCCATCTCTTCAGGAAGAGGTGAACATCCATTATGGGATTCACGTTTGTTTAATTACGGAAGCTTCGAAGTTCAAAGATTCTTATTATCCAATTTGACTTACTATATTGACACCTATAAATTTGACGGGTTCAGATTCGATGGGGTCACTTCAATGCTTTATATGCATCATGGTGTAGGTGCCGGAGGTGCCTTCAGTGGTGattataatgaatatttatctAAGGAAAGATCTGCTGTGGATCATGAAGCTTTAGCATACTTGATGATTGCTAATGATTTGGTTCATGAATTATTACCAGAATCCGCTGTTACCATCGCTGAAGATGTTTCAGGTTATCCAACTTTATGTTTACCACGTCACATGGGTGGTGGTGGGTTCGATTATAGATTGGCCATGGCTTTACCTGATATGTGGATtaagattttgaaaacaaaGACAGATGAACAATGGGATTTAGCAAATATTGTCTTTACTTTGACTAATAGACGTTATGGTGAAAAGGTTGTCGCATACTGTGAATCTCATGATCAAGCTCTAGTTGGTGATAAGACTTTAGCATTTTGGTTAATGGATGCAGAAATGTATACAGGAATGAGTACATTACAAGAACCTTCTTTAGTCATTGATCGTGGTATCGCATTACATAAATTGATTAGATTGTTGACTCATGCTCTTGGTGGTGAAGCTTACTTGAATTTTGAAGGGAATGAATTCGGTCATCCAGAATGGTTAGATTTCCCTAACGTTAATAATGGAGACAGTTACCATTATGCTCGTAGACAATTCAATTTGGTCGATGATCATTTATTGCGTTATCAAcatttgaacaatttcGACTCAGCAATGCAACATTGTGaaaaaaatcatcaatggtTGAACACTCCACAAGCTTATgtctctttgaaaaatgaaagtgATAAAGTCATTGCTTTTGAACGTAATGGACTCTTGTTCATCTTTAACTTGCACCCAAATAATAGTTACACAGACTACAGAGTCGGTATCGAACAAGCTGGTACTTATCGTATCGTATTAAACTCTGATAGACCCGAATTTGGCGGTCATAATAGAATTGACGAAAATGGGAGATTCCAAACAACTGATTTAGAATGGAATAACAGAAAGAACTTCCTTCAAGTTTATATCCCAAGTAGAACTGCCATTGTCTTAGCCCTGGAATAG
- the SWM2 gene encoding Swm2p (ancestral locus Anc_1.433) produces the protein MEIDIPFEKETLLTFLNGFVDLEKVPKEFTSQLIPYFEAISQDKDLKRVAKKICRTIFEQWEEKQDAVDAEVIKRCQDFWIVLGHTPYLQVPDYEPYNLVIQNVDAAEFISEHGTTKEKLEFDERDNLITNPLDNLILEEVEVTDFVD, from the coding sequence ATGGAAATCGATATACCGTTTGAGAAAGAAACGCTTTTAACATTCCTAAATGGATTTGTAGATTTAGAGAAAGTACCGAAGGAATTTACGAGTCAACTTATTCCTTATTTTGAAGCTATTAGTCAAGacaaagatttgaaaagagtGGCCAAGAAAATTTGTAGGACTATTTTCGAACAATGGGAGGAAAAGCAGGATGCTGTTGACGCTGAAGTTATTAAAAGATGCCAGGATTTTTGGATAGTTCTTGGGCACACTCCATATTTACAGGTTCCAGATTATGAACCTTATAACTTAGTAATTCAAAATGTTGATGCTGCCGAGTTCATAAGTGAACATGGTACTACGAAAGAGAAATTGGAATTCGATGAAAGAGACAATTTAATTACCAATCCTTTagataatttaatattggAAGAGGTTGAAGTGACTGACTTTGTGGATTAA
- the RBP95 gene encoding RNA-binding ribosome assembly factor RBP95 (ancestral locus Anc_1.431), with the protein MSAEHIPAWRKIAIKKKLDLEKGNDTTEDPLNVTTHLATGSLSKKEKKRIIKGESSTNNTKNKVSKPSKTGASKREKLPKEERESKKNKVLKDQLRYLIEFYRKKAELELPKELYELENVRINYPESSKDVMDDATGVVEIWKFSKQKQNWLIKHFFNLDEVPSEYNDLLITYFKDLQGRSKDDLSKRCFDKVNEWNEYMAKEDERIAAIVNGDEQGEKDSEKQPEEDEKKEDEVEADKKEEPELVMPNKDVVKRSHQLLKIWCNSEDDLSNIELKNFSA; encoded by the coding sequence ATGTCTGCTGAACATATTCCTGCATGGAGAAAAATTGCtattaaaaagaaattggatcTTGAAAAAGGGAATGATACTACAGAAGATCCTTTAAATGTTACGACGCATTTGGCTACTGGATCTTTatcaaagaaggaaaagaagcGTATAATTAAAGGAGAATCTTCAACGAATAATACTAAGAACAAGGTGTCGAAACCATCGAAGACAGGTGCAAGCAAAAGAGAGAAGCTTCCAAAGGAAGAACGTGAATCCAAAAAGAATAAGGTTCTTAAAGATCAACTACGTTATTTGATTGAATTTTATAGAAAGAAGGCAGAACTAGAATTACCAAAGGAGCTTTATGAGTTAGAGAATGTAAGAATTAATTACCCTGAATCATCCAAGGATGTAATGGACGATGCAACTGGGGTTGTGGAAATTTGGAAGTTCTCTAAACAGAAACAAAATTGGCTTATCaaacatttcttcaatttagATGAAGTTCCCTCCgaatataatgatttattgattaCTTACTTTAAAGATCTACAAGGAAGAAGTAAGGATGATCTTTCTAAAAGATGTTTTGACAAAGTAAATGAGTGGAATGAATATATGGCAAAGGAGGATGAGAGAATTGCGGCAATAGTAAATGGAGATGAACAAGGAGAGAAAGATTCGGAAAAACAaccagaagaagatgaaaaaaaggAAGATGAGGTGGAAGCTGATAAAAAGGAAGAACCCGAGCTTGTGATGCCAAATAAAGATGTGGTTAAAAGATCGCAtcaattgttgaaaatttggTGTAACAGCGAAGATGATCTGTCAAacattgaattgaaaaatttctctGCATAA